In the genome of Thermosphaera aggregans DSM 11486, one region contains:
- a CDS encoding transcriptional regulator: MNTISEFELMLENVLNILRKGGYTIHLVSYPEDRRSIDIVAKKEKDVVLIKVALDAEKIGNLEVEDLRKSSIAYSASSMIVAKTYKGRELEEDVVYVKGNINVVSPELLEKYIVRKEKPLIYNVKGIYVLKLDPQKFCERRTELNLSRGELAEALGLTRKALYLYEKGETMVSLNTALQLAEFMGEDIFKEIDPLKDKINEDDFTIIHSERERLDKELSSIISRYNYIGVRFKRTPVDIALKGEKTTFSIVRQGDNSSSPRKIDDAEEIANLTESLLIVLKEKTGLKELEKLIKKLE; this comes from the coding sequence TTGAACACTATCAGCGAGTTTGAATTAATGCTTGAAAACGTGTTGAATATTTTGAGAAAGGGAGGTTACACTATCCATCTCGTCTCGTACCCTGAAGATAGGCGGAGCATCGATATAGTTGCTAAGAAGGAGAAGGATGTTGTTCTGATAAAAGTAGCCCTGGATGCTGAAAAAATAGGCAACCTAGAGGTAGAAGACCTACGCAAATCTTCGATCGCTTATTCCGCCAGCAGTATGATAGTGGCTAAGACGTATAAAGGGAGAGAACTAGAAGAGGATGTCGTATACGTGAAGGGAAACATCAATGTGGTCTCTCCTGAGCTGCTTGAAAAGTATATTGTTAGAAAGGAGAAACCACTGATCTATAATGTTAAAGGAATCTACGTGTTAAAGCTTGATCCCCAAAAATTCTGTGAAAGAAGGACTGAGTTGAATCTTTCACGAGGCGAACTAGCAGAGGCCCTTGGCCTGACGCGGAAAGCCCTGTACTTATATGAGAAAGGGGAAACCATGGTGTCGTTAAACACTGCTCTTCAACTCGCCGAATTCATGGGCGAGGATATTTTCAAAGAAATAGATCCTTTGAAAGACAAGATCAACGAAGATGATTTCACAATAATTCATAGCGAGAGAGAGCGCTTGGACAAGGAGCTATCAAGCATTATTTCAAGGTATAACTATATAGGTGTTAGGTTTAAGAGAACCCCCGTTGACATTGCCTTGAAAGGGGAGAAAACAACATTTAGCATAGTTAGACAGGGCGATAATAGCAGTTCCCCGAGGAAAATAGATGATGCAGAGGAGATAGCGAACTTGACCGAATCCCTCCTTATAGTGTTGAAGGAGAAAACTGGTTTGAAAGAACTTGAAAAATTGATAAAGAAGTTAGAATAG
- a CDS encoding NTPase: MSIVITGRPGVGKSTVFAKVVTHLKEHGEVLTGFRTPEVREGGIRVGFKIVDLNTGEEAWLAKRGVDSPVRVGSYGVLVSVASELVRKSLETALQTKSIVGIDEIGPMELKIPVFKPLLLKILEKDTVKILVVHERLNDKEILARLENATWFEITELNRDNAPLTIIEILAKRLRKY, encoded by the coding sequence ATGAGTATAGTGATAACGGGACGGCCCGGTGTGGGAAAGTCAACAGTATTCGCGAAAGTAGTAACGCATCTGAAGGAGCACGGAGAAGTTTTAACTGGTTTTAGAACCCCGGAGGTAAGAGAGGGCGGCATCAGGGTAGGGTTTAAAATAGTGGATTTGAACACTGGTGAGGAAGCCTGGCTGGCGAAACGAGGTGTTGATTCCCCAGTAAGGGTTGGCTCATACGGGGTGTTGGTGAGTGTAGCCTCCGAACTCGTTAGGAAATCGTTGGAAACAGCGTTACAAACCAAGAGCATTGTAGGAATAGATGAAATAGGTCCCATGGAGCTTAAAATACCTGTTTTCAAACCCCTACTGCTAAAAATTCTAGAAAAAGATACTGTTAAGATTCTCGTGGTGCATGAGCGTTTAAATGATAAGGAAATCCTGGCAAGATTGGAAAACGCCACATGGTTTGAAATTACGGAGTTAAACCGGGATAATGCGCCCCTGACAATAATTGAGATATTGGCGAAGAGGTTGAGAAAGTATTGA
- a CDS encoding 30S ribosomal protein S8e: MSFYQGNDLRKPTGGVKGVHRGKRKRELGSPPTLTTLAGEEERRIVRVRGGNVKVRVKKALYVNVYNPKEKACKKVKILTVVETPSNPQNARFQIISKGTIVKTEIGLVRITSRPGQDGVLNGVLVER; the protein is encoded by the coding sequence ATGTCGTTTTACCAGGGTAATGATTTAAGGAAGCCTACAGGAGGAGTTAAAGGAGTTCACAGAGGGAAGCGGAAGCGCGAGCTAGGCTCTCCCCCAACTCTCACCACGCTTGCTGGAGAGGAGGAAAGGAGAATTGTAAGAGTTAGGGGAGGAAACGTTAAGGTTAGAGTGAAGAAAGCCTTATATGTAAACGTGTACAATCCTAAAGAGAAGGCTTGTAAAAAGGTTAAAATCCTCACCGTAGTTGAAACCCCCTCTAATCCGCAGAACGCTAGATTCCAAATAATTTCAAAAGGGACGATAGTTAAGACTGAGATAGGACTTGTCAGGATAACCTCTAGGCCCGGGCAAGACGGAGTGTTGAACGGGGTTCTCGTGGAGCGTTAG
- a CDS encoding fibrillarin-like rRNA/tRNA 2'-O-methyltransferase, with translation MSEVVSVKPHSKYFGVYVVEMEDGSIRLATKNLVPGTRVYGERLFRFENVEYREWNMYRSKLAGALGNGISEMPIREGHRILYLGVASGTTASHISDIIGVNGKVFGVEFAPRVMREFVIVADSRKNLIPILADARKPYQYRHVVELVDGLYADVAQPDQALIVADNAEYFLKDGGYLLMAIKARSIDVTKEPSEVYRKEVNTLKERGFEIVDVVHLEPYDRDHAMVLAVYHRKR, from the coding sequence ATGAGTGAAGTAGTTAGTGTAAAACCCCATTCCAAATACTTCGGGGTTTACGTGGTGGAAATGGAGGACGGGAGCATTAGGCTCGCAACCAAAAACCTTGTCCCCGGCACAAGGGTTTACGGCGAGAGACTATTCAGGTTTGAAAACGTAGAGTACCGCGAGTGGAACATGTATAGGAGCAAACTTGCCGGGGCCCTGGGAAACGGTATTTCCGAAATGCCAATTCGCGAGGGACACAGGATCCTCTACCTAGGGGTTGCTTCAGGGACGACTGCAAGCCATATATCGGACATAATTGGTGTTAACGGTAAAGTCTTCGGCGTGGAGTTCGCGCCACGGGTTATGAGAGAGTTTGTCATCGTAGCCGACAGTAGGAAGAATCTTATCCCAATACTGGCCGATGCTAGAAAACCCTACCAGTACCGCCACGTTGTTGAACTCGTCGACGGCTTGTACGCTGACGTTGCCCAGCCTGATCAAGCATTAATAGTTGCCGACAATGCCGAGTACTTCCTGAAAGACGGGGGCTATCTCTTAATGGCGATTAAGGCTAGAAGTATTGATGTTACAAAAGAGCCTAGCGAGGTTTACAGGAAAGAGGTTAACACGTTAAAGGAGAGGGGCTTCGAGATAGTTGACGTGGTCCACTTAGAGCCCTATGATAGAGACCACGCAATGGTTCTCGCAGTATACCATAGGAAGCGGTAG
- a CDS encoding signal recognition particle protein Srp19, with product MSREYRGRKIVLYPSYIDSTFSRGEGRRIPSALAVPSPSIEEIYNAAVKLGLNPVVENDKAYPGKWWVKGRVVVDKKYSKTTLLRKIAIEIKENRARKH from the coding sequence TTGAGCAGAGAATATCGTGGAAGGAAAATCGTCTTATATCCATCCTACATCGACTCAACTTTTTCAAGAGGCGAGGGAAGAAGGATTCCTTCAGCATTAGCTGTTCCATCACCCAGTATTGAGGAAATATATAACGCAGCTGTCAAGCTAGGATTGAACCCGGTTGTCGAAAATGATAAAGCATATCCAGGTAAATGGTGGGTCAAGGGCAGGGTAGTTGTAGACAAGAAGTATAGTAAAACAACTCTCTTAAGAAAAATAGCCATTGAGATTAAGGAGAATAGGGCAAGGAAACATTAG
- a CDS encoding H/ACA ribonucleoprotein complex subunit GAR1: MKKLGRVEQVTRDGNLVISCETPDAPRIIGLSVYDEEMRRIGRIVDLIGRVEEPRAVVKLENPEIASTIKPGTLYYYKPVSEGKPRRGRRGGRR, encoded by the coding sequence TTGAAGAAGCTTGGACGCGTTGAACAGGTTACTCGCGACGGCAACCTCGTCATAAGTTGCGAAACCCCTGATGCTCCCAGAATAATTGGTTTGTCAGTCTACGATGAAGAAATGAGGAGGATTGGAAGAATCGTAGACCTTATTGGCCGCGTAGAGGAGCCGAGAGCAGTTGTGAAGCTTGAGAACCCCGAGATCGCCTCAACAATTAAGCCCGGCACTCTTTACTACTACAAGCCTGTTTCCGAGGGTAAGCCTAGGCGGGGTAGGAGGGGTGGCAGGAGATGA
- a CDS encoding acetate--CoA ligase family protein, which yields MIPREIIKNALNEGRTKLLEHEAFQVIKYYGINSPDVVVVRNGEEAKSLADKIGYPVALKIVSPDISHKSDVGGVKLNLKSPEEVGRAVDEMLKTVKTKAPNARLVGVLMYRMAPQGLEVIVGGVRDGIFGPVVMFGLGGIFVEVLKDVSFRVSPIRMEDALEMLREIKSYKVLEGYRGQPPVNKDAIAEIIVKTSKLLEENPEIESIDLNPVMAYPDSAMAVDARIILKKP from the coding sequence TTGATCCCGAGGGAAATAATTAAAAACGCGTTAAACGAAGGGAGGACCAAGCTTTTAGAGCACGAGGCATTCCAGGTTATAAAGTACTATGGGATAAACTCCCCAGACGTAGTCGTAGTTCGCAACGGCGAGGAGGCTAAAAGCCTCGCCGATAAAATAGGCTACCCCGTGGCGTTGAAAATAGTTTCGCCCGACATAAGTCATAAAAGCGATGTTGGAGGTGTTAAGCTAAACCTTAAATCCCCTGAGGAAGTAGGCAGAGCCGTTGACGAGATGTTGAAAACGGTGAAAACAAAGGCTCCAAACGCCAGGCTTGTTGGAGTGTTAATGTACAGGATGGCACCCCAGGGGCTTGAAGTAATAGTTGGTGGGGTGAGAGACGGTATATTCGGACCGGTGGTAATGTTCGGCCTCGGAGGAATATTCGTTGAAGTTTTGAAAGACGTATCATTTAGAGTTTCACCTATTAGAATGGAGGATGCTTTAGAAATGCTCAGGGAGATTAAATCCTATAAAGTCCTGGAAGGATACAGGGGTCAGCCACCTGTGAACAAGGATGCTATCGCTGAAATCATCGTGAAGACCTCCAAGCTCCTGGAGGAGAATCCCGAGATCGAATCCATAGATTTAAACCCGGTGATGGCATATCCCGACTCCGCTATGGCCGTTGATGCTAGAATCATATTGAAGAAACCCTAA
- a CDS encoding TFIIB-type zinc ribbon-containing protein — translation MTGVKAACRFCGSSQIVFDESLNALVCASCGLVLDEKPVYNGFESGGKTDSAPRYSGAFTNRVHDHGVGGTEIAGSILSHVKSGRTWAAKHYDIRVDRSNRIVKKGLTELNELIKILKPPSSVQETAADLTSQTVKGMNYKEKTLRRIAAAALYLAYKIHNQPKAARTFAQEVGISMDDLWEGIRKIREVVKDFKIEPQKYDPRTYVSIIVKKLQLPSDVEVLANKLLSATEEIYLSGKSPASLAAASVYLASIISNNKKNQLEVGGSVGLTDVAVRNAYDSIVKNTYIDIIM, via the coding sequence ATGACGGGTGTGAAAGCGGCGTGCAGGTTTTGCGGTTCTAGTCAAATAGTTTTCGACGAGTCCCTGAACGCGCTAGTATGTGCTAGCTGTGGGCTAGTATTAGATGAGAAGCCTGTTTACAACGGGTTTGAATCAGGCGGGAAGACCGATTCAGCTCCAAGGTATAGTGGAGCGTTCACGAACAGGGTTCACGACCACGGGGTCGGTGGAACCGAGATAGCAGGTAGCATTCTTTCACATGTTAAATCAGGTAGGACATGGGCCGCTAAACACTACGATATTAGAGTTGACAGGTCTAACAGAATTGTGAAGAAAGGGTTGACAGAGCTTAATGAATTAATAAAGATTTTGAAGCCTCCTTCAAGTGTTCAGGAGACAGCCGCTGATTTGACGAGTCAAACCGTCAAGGGAATGAATTACAAGGAGAAAACGCTCAGAAGAATCGCGGCGGCAGCGCTATACTTAGCTTACAAAATCCATAACCAACCCAAGGCAGCCAGGACCTTCGCACAGGAGGTAGGGATTAGTATGGACGATTTATGGGAGGGTATTAGAAAAATCAGGGAAGTGGTTAAGGACTTTAAAATAGAGCCTCAGAAATATGATCCGAGAACATATGTAAGCATTATCGTCAAGAAACTCCAACTTCCATCCGACGTCGAGGTTCTCGCTAATAAGCTATTATCTGCAACGGAGGAGATCTACTTGAGTGGTAAAAGCCCGGCCAGTCTCGCAGCGGCATCAGTTTACCTGGCAAGCATTATATCCAATAACAAGAAAAACCAGCTCGAGGTAGGCGGCTCGGTAGGTTTAACCGATGTGGCTGTGAGAAACGCTTATGACTCAATAGTTAAGAACACGTACATCGACATTATAATGTAG
- a CDS encoding transglutaminase-like domain-containing protein, giving the protein MSRLLLTLMFLMILATPLQAITPGVNVPVECRTFYFLNAIWITYSNITEKLLLESPVNFTLGSFINQTVVPVYNVNIHYNETDGTFAFNVTAGEGFYGYLVNKVEVCTPSSTWNKQLITMALANVSYTPYPEPGFPSDIREKYVHTPHRIVVETVVPAFEKWFSETYGVSPANASYLGLAVSAAYFVYLEFITYNASATPKSIEEVVQTRQGDCDDMSRVLAELLSYYGIPSTIGYGYVYIPEAGFERFVMPVENVTYVFRYNGPHAFVLVYIPGYEWISVDLLAGSIWYYPFLFEGESVDTTVNEGEIEQMIDLHRSINGTQLIAVFERDEFSRLFGVEVNPSLIEVFINETVLGSTSPSHTTYSTIETTQPSQSTSSGTVASSTNTGEENSPTPLGSMQPSPLFVKAIAAVIVGVVLAITLVFMARLRRHRSLQDSFI; this is encoded by the coding sequence GTGTCTCGCCTGTTGCTTACGCTAATGTTTTTAATGATTCTTGCAACTCCACTCCAGGCTATTACTCCAGGTGTTAACGTTCCCGTTGAGTGTAGAACATTTTATTTTCTAAACGCGATATGGATCACGTATTCTAATATCACGGAAAAGCTTCTATTAGAATCCCCGGTTAATTTCACACTAGGCTCATTCATAAATCAAACAGTAGTACCGGTTTACAATGTAAATATTCACTACAATGAAACCGATGGCACATTCGCTTTCAACGTCACAGCAGGTGAAGGGTTTTACGGCTACCTTGTCAACAAGGTTGAGGTCTGCACGCCTTCTTCAACATGGAATAAGCAATTAATCACCATGGCTCTTGCTAACGTCTCTTACACGCCCTACCCCGAGCCAGGATTTCCCAGCGATATTCGCGAGAAATACGTCCACACCCCCCATAGAATAGTGGTTGAGACGGTTGTGCCCGCTTTCGAGAAATGGTTTAGCGAAACCTACGGGGTCAGCCCAGCTAATGCTAGCTACCTAGGTCTTGCTGTTTCGGCCGCGTACTTCGTCTACTTGGAGTTTATAACTTACAATGCTTCTGCAACCCCGAAAAGTATTGAGGAGGTAGTTCAGACTAGGCAGGGGGATTGTGATGATATGTCTAGAGTACTAGCCGAGTTGCTAAGCTATTATGGAATACCATCCACTATAGGCTACGGGTATGTTTACATTCCAGAAGCAGGGTTTGAGAGGTTTGTGATGCCGGTTGAGAATGTAACATACGTATTCAGATATAATGGCCCTCACGCATTCGTCCTAGTCTATATTCCAGGCTATGAATGGATTAGTGTTGATTTACTGGCAGGCTCGATATGGTATTATCCTTTCCTGTTTGAAGGAGAAAGTGTAGATACGACTGTTAACGAGGGCGAAATTGAACAGATGATCGACCTACATAGAAGTATAAACGGCACCCAGCTAATAGCGGTATTTGAGCGAGACGAGTTCTCGAGATTATTCGGCGTAGAAGTCAACCCTTCTCTCATCGAGGTTTTCATAAACGAAACGGTTCTGGGATCTACAAGTCCTTCACACACAACTTATTCAACAATAGAAACTACGCAACCTAGTCAATCTACCTCTTCTGGAACGGTAGCTTCATCGACAAATACCGGTGAGGAAAATTCTCCAACTCCACTAGGGTCGATGCAACCTTCACCCCTATTTGTTAAAGCTATAGCAGCTGTGATAGTAGGAGTTGTACTGGCCATCACCTTAGTCTTCATGGCTCGATTGAGGAGACATAGATCCCTTCAGGACAGTTTCATATAG
- a CDS encoding RsmD family RNA methyltransferase, whose protein sequence is MIEIRNNEEVLTEGLARIIVPRLESYVREDGRLEPAWMPVFYNPEASLSRDITVLYLSARFKHGLHFIDALAGTGVRGLRISLELGGEGVLNDVDPRAFHYIKRNISLNNLEDRVQAFNQEANTLLNMLTFTGIPFDFIDIDPYGSPIPYIDSAFKPLGKKASLGVTATDTAPLTCSNARKMLRRYWHRCVDVDFEKELGLRVLISNIVLRGAAHDIMLRPVVSFLYKHYYRVIFETVRNASLSLENLSKCVGNIWYCPESLERGLVENGEGGVECASGKPVLVGPLWVCELTSGKVVEDMLTEVARYPWIQRHTVKMLNVLAEEASVKTPYIRVDKVYSRLKKNMPPFNQLIEILQQHGFKVARTHFDPRGIKVDGDLSEAFKIMDALGR, encoded by the coding sequence TTGATCGAGATCCGTAATAATGAAGAGGTATTGACTGAAGGATTAGCCAGGATTATAGTCCCACGGTTAGAGAGCTATGTGAGAGAGGATGGGAGACTAGAGCCTGCATGGATGCCTGTTTTCTACAATCCCGAGGCATCTCTAAGCCGGGATATCACTGTTCTTTACTTGTCAGCAAGGTTTAAACATGGATTGCACTTTATAGACGCTTTGGCCGGAACAGGTGTTAGGGGCTTAAGAATCTCCCTTGAACTCGGTGGTGAGGGGGTTTTAAACGATGTGGATCCCCGAGCGTTTCACTACATCAAGAGAAACATTTCCCTAAACAACCTAGAGGACAGGGTTCAAGCATTCAACCAGGAGGCTAACACATTGCTAAACATGCTTACCTTTACCGGGATACCATTCGACTTCATCGATATAGATCCATACGGTTCTCCAATACCATACATTGACTCAGCCTTTAAGCCCCTGGGTAAGAAAGCATCGCTCGGCGTCACGGCAACGGATACTGCTCCACTAACCTGTAGCAACGCTAGGAAAATGCTGAGAAGATACTGGCATAGATGTGTGGATGTTGATTTCGAAAAAGAACTAGGGTTGCGCGTATTGATTTCAAACATAGTTCTGAGAGGGGCTGCACACGATATCATGTTAAGGCCCGTGGTGTCCTTTCTATACAAGCATTACTATAGAGTAATATTTGAAACAGTAAGGAATGCTTCACTATCGCTTGAAAATCTTTCGAAATGTGTTGGAAACATTTGGTATTGCCCTGAGAGCCTTGAGAGAGGCTTGGTGGAGAACGGTGAAGGCGGAGTAGAATGTGCTAGTGGAAAACCAGTACTAGTAGGGCCTTTATGGGTTTGCGAGCTAACCTCCGGCAAGGTGGTAGAAGATATGCTCACGGAGGTTGCTAGGTATCCCTGGATCCAGAGACATACCGTCAAGATGTTGAACGTGTTGGCCGAGGAAGCCAGCGTGAAAACCCCTTACATAAGGGTTGATAAGGTTTACTCCCGTTTGAAAAAGAATATGCCTCCTTTCAACCAGTTAATAGAGATCCTTCAACAACATGGTTTCAAAGTAGCTAGAACACATTTCGATCCCAGAGGCATTAAGGTAGATGGAGACTTGTCAGAAGCGTTTAAAATCATGGATGCGCTGGGTCGGTGA
- a CDS encoding coiled-coil protein, producing MESSTIRAQIEALTAELNSIRERIKEAKEERTRIIEELKTLRAQRAKLLSDLPGLKERYRSIVSKRRELMESFKNLANERKARLAELKELRELLQAKNSQIREMEKQARTPTSILREEINRLEWQLQTKVLSLEEENRIINKIKRLNELLAKAEALKKEKNSTLEMKALLSSLRIQVEDLSKKLGNLREEINKLSQERDFLRSRIDEIVKKNVELKTLINEKQEQVNKLSAMIEELVRKQGEIREKLSQLHKDLERSKISQIIDAKKQEIMEKLKKGGKLTFEELKILYGELEDFESE from the coding sequence ATGGAGTCGTCCACGATAAGGGCTCAAATCGAGGCTTTAACCGCGGAGCTTAACAGCATTAGGGAAAGAATTAAGGAGGCGAAGGAAGAGAGAACAAGGATTATTGAAGAGCTTAAGACGTTGCGGGCTCAAAGGGCTAAGCTACTGAGTGATCTGCCAGGTTTGAAAGAAAGATACAGGTCGATTGTATCGAAGAGGCGTGAATTAATGGAGAGTTTCAAGAACCTTGCTAATGAGAGAAAGGCTAGGCTCGCAGAGCTTAAAGAGCTCCGAGAGCTTTTACAAGCTAAGAATAGTCAAATCCGCGAAATGGAGAAGCAGGCTAGGACGCCTACATCGATCTTAAGGGAAGAGATAAACCGTCTTGAATGGCAGTTGCAGACAAAAGTCCTGAGCCTTGAGGAGGAGAATAGGATTATTAATAAGATTAAAAGGCTCAACGAGCTCTTGGCTAAAGCCGAGGCGTTGAAGAAGGAGAAAAATAGCACTCTTGAAATGAAAGCCCTACTCTCGAGTCTTAGAATACAGGTTGAGGATTTATCGAAGAAGCTCGGCAATCTCCGGGAAGAAATCAATAAGTTATCGCAGGAGAGAGACTTCCTTAGAAGCAGGATAGATGAGATCGTGAAAAAGAATGTTGAATTGAAAACCCTGATTAATGAGAAACAGGAGCAGGTGAATAAGCTCTCAGCAATGATCGAGGAACTGGTGAGGAAGCAGGGCGAGATCAGGGAGAAGCTGTCTCAACTCCACAAGGATTTGGAGAGAAGCAAGATTTCGCAGATCATAGATGCGAAGAAGCAGGAGATTATGGAGAAGCTGAAGAAAGGCGGCAAGCTCACGTTTGAGGAGCTTAAAATCCTGTACGGGGAACTAGAAGACTTCGAATCAGAGTAG
- a CDS encoding helix-turn-helix transcriptional regulator: MTSQQDYKLNDDDVKILKYLSKNTGKTVYQSELWKELKLDSRVVSRSLQKLEGLGFVKRKEAVVKGRKTFLIEPETRKIQETLTVVKTQGPGKEFEGVLDVVCVSCPFIYRCYQGGYYDPTNCSMLSEYIKKRVEVDTKSVELKT, encoded by the coding sequence ATGACGTCTCAACAAGATTACAAGTTGAACGATGACGACGTTAAGATATTGAAATACCTGTCTAAAAATACGGGTAAGACCGTGTATCAGAGCGAGCTCTGGAAAGAGCTGAAGCTAGATAGTCGCGTAGTTTCCAGGTCTTTGCAAAAACTGGAAGGACTGGGATTCGTAAAAAGGAAGGAAGCAGTCGTTAAGGGCCGTAAAACATTTTTAATAGAACCTGAAACCCGGAAAATACAGGAGACTCTCACAGTGGTTAAGACTCAGGGCCCTGGTAAAGAGTTTGAAGGCGTGTTAGATGTAGTGTGTGTAAGTTGCCCGTTCATATATCGATGCTACCAGGGAGGGTATTACGACCCAACTAATTGCTCAATGCTTTCAGAATATATTAAGAAGCGTGTTGAAGTAGATACTAAGTCAGTTGAATTAAAAACTTAA
- the uppS gene encoding polyprenyl diphosphate synthase, translating to MSGKKHKLETITLKTGNKLLKPFYRVYEKWLWLQIKNGPFPNHIGIIPDGNRRWARRIGLEPAEGHLFGYEKIKETLRWIWDLNIKHVTIYAMSTENCKHRPPEEREKLFELAFKGLNELKNLPEIHKHRVRVRVIGDYSLVPSHLISAIKALEEETKNYDNYTLNIALCYGGRQEILDAIKKIVNDVVEGKLDPNDISEEVFKKYLYTNDSPDPDLIIRTSGEERISNFLLWQSAYSELYFCDVYWPEFRKIDFWRAIRSYQFRERRFGR from the coding sequence TTGAGTGGGAAAAAACATAAGCTTGAGACAATTACCCTTAAAACTGGCAATAAATTGTTGAAGCCTTTCTATAGGGTTTACGAGAAATGGCTCTGGTTACAAATAAAGAATGGCCCCTTCCCAAATCATATTGGTATTATTCCAGACGGTAACAGGAGATGGGCTAGGAGAATTGGGCTAGAACCCGCGGAGGGGCATCTTTTTGGATATGAAAAAATAAAGGAGACCTTGCGCTGGATATGGGACCTGAACATTAAGCATGTGACAATTTACGCTATGAGTACTGAGAACTGCAAGCACAGGCCCCCCGAGGAGAGGGAGAAGCTTTTCGAGCTTGCCTTTAAAGGGCTTAACGAGTTGAAAAACCTGCCTGAGATTCACAAGCATAGAGTAAGAGTAAGAGTTATTGGCGACTACTCACTCGTCCCCAGCCATTTGATAAGCGCGATAAAGGCTCTTGAAGAGGAGACAAAGAATTATGACAACTACACCTTAAACATTGCACTGTGCTATGGCGGTAGGCAGGAAATCCTAGATGCTATTAAAAAAATCGTTAACGATGTCGTAGAAGGCAAGCTCGATCCAAACGATATTTCAGAAGAAGTTTTCAAAAAATATTTGTACACCAATGACTCTCCCGACCCAGACCTCATAATAAGAACTAGTGGAGAGGAGAGAATAAGTAATTTCCTCCTGTGGCAGTCAGCTTATAGCGAACTATACTTCTGCGATGTTTACTGGCCAGAGTTCAGGAAAATAGATTTCTGGAGGGCTATTAGAAGTTACCAGTTCCGTGAAAGAAGGTTTGGAAGATAA